A window of Benincasa hispida cultivar B227 chromosome 9, ASM972705v1, whole genome shotgun sequence genomic DNA:
aaaatataaacaaaaattcaattaaacAATTCTTTATTGGTGAATGGCCCAAATTACTAAAATTATGTTCAAATGTATCTGTAGTTTGATGAATAGTTTAatattattctttaaaattttaatttttgaaaaagaaaaagaaagtttaAAATTGGGCGTTTTATATATGGGTAATCACAGGGGCTTGGAAAGATGAGCTAAAGCTTGAAGAAACTGAAAGCTGATCGGTGGAACCAAAACCCTGAGAGCTGCTTCTACTGCTACTTCTAATTAATTCTCATGGGGAAGAGAACACCCAAAAGttgtcttttcttctttctctttctctctctctctctggtGAACCAACATTCATCCGCTCTGCAACAACACGACCTCCATGAAACCCACCTTCTTTTATCCTTCAAAGCTTCCATTTCCAAACACCCATCAACCTCTCTCTCCAACTGGAATCCTTCTCTTCCCACCTGCCATTGGAATGGCGTCACATGCAACAACCCCACCATCTCTAATTTCACTAAAATCACTGCCATTAACCTCTCTGCTCACAACATCACCGGCACACTTTCCGATTCCCTTTTCCGACTACCCTACATCCAAACTCTCGATCTCTCCGACAATCAATTCGTCGGAGAACTCCCCCCGACTATGTTCACTGTCGCCTCTTCTTCGCTTCTGCATTTGAACTTGAGCAATAATAATTTCACCGGCCCACTTCCCACCGGCGGCGTCTTTGGGCTTCAAACATTAGACCTATCCAATAACATGATTTGGGGTTCGATTCCTGAAGATATCGGATTGTTCTGTGATCTTCAGTTTCTCGATCTGGGTGGGAATGGTTTAATAGGGGAGATTCCGAATTCGGTTGCGAATCTCACTTCATTGGAGTTCTTAACGTTCGCGTCTAATAAATTGAGTGGAGAAATTCCGAGGGAATTGGGAGGAATGAAGAGGTTGAAGTGGATTTATTTGGGTTACAATAATCTTTCAGGGGAAATTCCTGAAGAAATTGGTCATTTGGGTTCTTTGAATCATCTTGATCTTGTGTACAACAAGCTAACAGGGAAAATTCCAGAGTCTTTTGGGAATCTCACTCGACTTCAATATCTGTTCCTTTACCAAAATGGTCTCACAGGTACAATTCCTTCTTCGATTTTCAGTCTCGTGAATCTGATTTCTCTTGATATAAGCGACAATTCTCTCTCGGGGGAGATTCCGGAGCTTGTAATTCAATTGCAGAATTTGGAGATTTTGCATCTGTTTGGAAATAATTTCACGGGAAAAATTCCGGGAGCTTTGGCTTCTCTGCCTCGGCTGCAGATTCTTCAGTTGTGGTCCAATGGATTTTCCGGCGAAATTCCAGAATTACTTGGAAGACGAAACAATCTCACCATTCTCGATGTTTCAACTAATTTTCTTACAGGAAAAATCCCAGATGGGCTCTGTGATTCTAAACGTCTCTTTAAGCTCATCCTCTTCTCCAACTCTCTCATTGGCGAAATCCCACAGAGTCTCTGTTCTTGTCAGAGTTTACGGCGTGTTCGGCTCCAAAACAACCGCCTCTCCGGCGAATTATCTCCAAAAATATTCACGAAGCTACCACTTTTGTACTTTTTGGATATCTCCAACAACCAATTTTCCGGCCGAATCGACGGCAACAAATGGGATTTGCCGTCTCTCCAGATGATGAGTTTAgcgagaaacaaaatttcaggGAACTTGCCGGAATTCATAAGAAACGACAAAATCGAGAGTTTGGATTTCTCAGCGAATGAATTTTCAGGTTCCATTCCGGAGAATATCGGAAACTTATCGGAGCTAATGGAACTTAACTTAAGCAACAACAATCTCGCAGGTGGAATCCCAAGTGAAATATCTTCATGTAAGAAACTCGTGAGTTTAGACTTAAGCCACAATCAACTAAGCGGCGAACTCCCAGTAATTCTCACTCAAATTCCCGTTCTTGGCTTCCTTGATTTATCAGAAAACAAATTCACTGGCGAAATCCCACCAGTCTTCGGCCGAATTCCATCGCTCGTTCAGATAAATATTTCTCACAATCACTTACACGGAGCATTACCAGCAACAGGAGCATTTTTGGGTATAAACGCAAGCGCAGTAGCCGGAAATGATCTTTGCAGTAGCCATATAATAAGTACGAACAAATTACCGTCATGCAAAAAGCGTCGTTATAACAACTTATGGTGGTTTATGATAGTATTGGGCGTGGGTGCGTTGTTGATTGGGACAGGAGTGTTGATTACAATACGACGTCGGAAAGAGGCAAAAAGAGCCGTAGTAGAAAACAATGACGGAATATGGGAGgtaaaattctttgattctgCAGCGGCGAAATTAGTGACGGTGGAGGCGATCATATCGCAGTCGTCGTCGTCGGAGATTCAATTTGTGGTGGAGAAAGACGTGGAGAAATGGAGAGTGGAAGGGAGTTTTTGGAGTGAGGTTGAGGAATTAGGAAGGCTTAGGCACCCAAATGTTGTGAGATTGTTGGGCACGTGCCGGTCTGAGAAAGCTGGGTACTTGGTTCGTGAGTATGTGCAAGGGGTAATTTTGAGTGAAATGGTTGGGAGTTTAAGCTGGGAACGACGTCGTAATATCGGTGTCGGAATTGCCAGGGCTTTGGAGTATTTGCACCGGCGGTGTTCTCCGGGAGTTATTGCGTCAAATTTGTTGCCGGGGAAGATGATCGTGGATGAGAAATACCAACCACGGCTCGTTATTGGATTATCCAAGACCAACATTTCTCCCTACTATTTGGCCCCCGGTACGTATAATTCTAcggatttcattttcattcactTTAAATTAGTCTTAACATGTTATTATATAGTCTCTAATCGTTTTATtacaatatattaaaattttatttagttttttatttttaaaaattaaacgtCAAATTTTACTTCTATAGTTCTAttcattgcttttttttttcttttttatctgcATTTTTAGACTGTTtccaaaatcaaattcaaagtttagaaatttcaaaaaaatagttcttaaaagttatttttatctttagaatTTCATTAGGAATTCAAATGATTGGAATGGTTCAAAAAGTGAAAAAGTAAATGGTTATagtttttagtttctttatttttctaaaatggtacttcttttcttaaaataaaaaaaatacctcttctcttaaaaaaaaaaaaaaaatacttcttTTCTTCATATTActttacaatagttgtaaaaaaaaaaaaattgaatcattgaccaaattttaaaaataaaaacaagttttttaaaattatttttttaattttcaaaacaagtTCACTTCAATTTTGACAACTTTTTGAGAAAGTAGACaatacaaaacaaaagaaatttatgaaaatagtatttataaatatacttaaaaaaaaaataaactaagatctcgtttggtaaccattttgttaagcctattttctctcattttcttacaataatttagaaagtaatttgcatctttcttaagtacaagaATAAAATCCAAAGCTAAATtctaaaagcaaaaacaaaattttaaaaacaattttttttttagttttcaaatttttgtttggtttaaaaatatatatagaaattagatAAAGAAAGAAATCTAGAGGTGGAAGGGtcgtgtttataggcttaacaaaaattaaaaataaaattgaatagtTACCGAATAGgttataaataattatcaaatatcatctatatatatttttggactagttatattgtctaataaattttcattctcCATTATATAGCACATCTTAATTTGTAACTGACATGGCAGGCAAGATTGTATTATTTAAAAACTTCATACCACTAATATGAAAcacaaaactaaaactaaaaagttttatttaaaggCCAACGCAAATATACTTTAATGGTAATTAATGTAtactttttcttcaaattttcgtATTTTCACATTCGTCCTattaaaaacaagttttaattTAATGGTTTAAATAAATCCCTTAAGTAATTAGTTTAACATCTATGTGATAGGCTAATTAGTTACATCTATTCTCAAAGCTACCTAATGATAGTGTTTAACATAATTGCcacataataattaataatagtatttgattaaaaaaataattaaagcaAAAGTGAGTTTAGTTAAATGGTAATTGACATATTCAATCTCCCATTCTCAtagttatactaaaaaaaaaaatacaaaattaaatgttagaattaaataaataaatcttacAGAGGACTGATTGAAAAGCTTTAGTTAAATATAGTCCGAATGGATCAAAGTTGTATTTAagatttaattgaattaattaaatgaaaataaatataatatgaatttgTCCATCAAATTTGAGAATTTGGAGGAACATATATAAACATAATCCATGCACATGCAGAATCAATAATTTATATGCACGTATAACGCCGAGAAAGCTACTACTGTCTACTTATATGTTTGTGTTGATTAAAAATGTGACAGAGGTTAATGAAAGTAGAGACATAACGGAGAAAAGTAATGTATATAGTTTGGGAGTCATTCTCATCCAATTGGTTACCGGAAAAGGACCCGTTGATCCGGAGAAGACTGTCCACCGGCAGAACCTGGTGGAATGGGCACGCTACTGCTACTCCAATTGCCATATCGACACGTGGATTGATGGCACGATGACCCCCACCGCAGCCGCCGACCTGAACCAGATCGTGGGGTTTATGAATTTAGCACTCAACTGCACCGCCGCCGACCCCATGGCGAGGCTGTCCTCACACCATGCTTACAAAGCCATACTCTCTCTTTCTCGGACCACTTGCTCCTCTAAACTGTGCTCCTCGTAGTCTGtctttttttatccttttttttaaaaaaaaaattttggaatttccctttttgtttctttttgtttttttttttttttttcgttttaagTATCAGGtatttttacaaatattgtGACCCAAGaagttaatgtttttttttggttatGTAGTATGCTTTTTAACCTATATAGTGAAAGAGTGTGTAAAGTAAAACTGTAGATATGTTATAATGTCAATGTTATCCCCTAATTATATATGAGCTATGATTGCATTCGAGTCGTTTCATTTCGAAGAAAGTCAAGAGCTTGGAATATATCTTTACTCAAGGGATCGTTTGGATcgcatatattattttatagatATGAATATTAAacgtttaaaatttaaatatttgggaTGATTAATGTTTGTGTTTGGATATACATAATAATTAATGTATAGAAGTTAAAAGAAGGTTGtctttaaatataaaaaaaatgaaccaaaatatttacaaaatacgataaaattttaaaactaccaATGATAGATgttaatagacactgatagatttctatcattgacattgatagacattgatagaagtgtatcagtgtctatcaatgtctatcattgatagttgtaaatttttattatatcttataaatattttcaacagttttatcatttgaaataattttccttaaaaGAATGTGTTCGATTTAccaattttgtatataaaaatcaaaattaaacaattacTTAATAAAATGTAAGAAATCGAACATGTAATGTAGtcgtaattattattatattgattaattatttaatcaattaaaatatctttaaatgaatatttttaaattaaatattatttcattaGAATATTAGTAATTAACAGTAAgcttttatattaaatagttaagattACATAAAATATCAATGGTATtgtattagttgaaatttataaagtctaaataatatatttatatttaataattgaataattaatagtaataattaattatgaaaaagTGCTAGGGTGACTCGCTACTCGATATACGAATGTTAAACTGAAAACACTGACAACAACTGTAACAACAAAAATACCAACAACAAGTAAACAAGTAAAGACACAATAGTTGGTAACCTAGTTCGTTGATAAAAACTTACTTATGGGGGGCAGAAAACCCAGGAAAGATAAtctactaatattaaagagttcaaCAATTTACAATGTACATAGTACTTATCTATAATACATCAACTAATACAATGGCTCACATAGAGCTTAACTCACATTGCACCTAGGTTCCTCCTAGATATGAGACTCCCTCTCATCTAAACTTATGCTTCTCATAAGTATGTTAATGTTAGCATGTGACACTTCGGCACCTGATAGTGTGTGAGACTCTTCTAGACTTCATTATCCTTCTCTTGGATTAGTGAACTCCCTTAACCGCGAACTCTTAAGTCCCCTTAAGACAGAGAACTTCTTCTGAAGTTGAGTTTTAAGCTCCCCCTAAGATTAAGAATCCCTTCTCTGGCAACAatgacttaggctccccctaggaCTTTAAAACTCTTCAATGTGTTGTACACAACGAATGAAAAACATGCACAACATAACAGTGAGCAGACAAGTAAGAACATAATATAGAATAGTTCAGTCGGAATACAAAATAATGTCTTGCTCAATTACGCAAATGCAACAACCCTAAATGGTTTACAACCCTCactttaaataaacaaatccaaTAAAGGAAATAAGTCCTCATTTGGAATAAAAAGCCGCACTTCAAAAAGGAACATATCAGACTAAATATCACAGCCAAATATTTTCAGATACGGAAAAAATATTCTGTAGGAAAATACTCTAATGTCACAACTGAATGTTAATACTTTATTTGAGACATCTACAAAACTACTGCCTTAGAGAAAATTATAAGACCAACAAACTAAATCTCAAacaattgatattaatttattaattaatcatacTCTATTCATCTCTTAGGTATAAAAATCCCACAAGTATGGAGGCTATTAAAAAACCCATGTTAGATGGATTTTAAAGTTCCCTGAATAATAATATCCTgagttttaaaaagtaaaatccTGTGAAACAAACACAAATATTATGTTTGAAATCTGACAATATCTATGAAAAGACTTTAAGGGATTATTATAGATTCAATcctttttcaaaacttattttcgTAAATGTCCAAATACTTGGATGTTTTCATAAAAAGGATTTAATGCCATTTTCAGGCAAAAATACCCCGAATGGGGTGACTgaagagagaaaattggagagataaaatgcatttattatattattttccaTATTTACGAAGCATCCATAATGtgggagagagaaaatgcatttattatttaatttaatttgttgagatttctttctattttcaattggagagaaaaaatacatttaatataattttatttttcatttaaccCATTTGACATATCCAGCAACTGGTTTTATCGACGGattcattgttatttttaaatataccttagaataTTATATTTAGTGTCTGTAATGTTATAaccaaatatataaatataactggtatatatatatatatatatataatattatatatatatatatatattatatatatatatatatatatatatatatatatatcttacgaaggtattataattaaagtgtggggtggggGAATCGAATCTCTGACCTTGATATATACTCAAATACAACTAGTTTTCACAACAaattgttagtttttttttgcgaattcatgattatttttaaatatacctttaaatattgtattagatgtttgcaaatattctaaccaatatataaaatataatggtaaatatatttgataggTACTCAAATACAACTAGTTTCATGgtaaattgttgatttttttagtggattcatggttatttttaattatatctttgaATATTGTATTAGATGTTTGTAAATATTCTAACAAATATACAAAACTTAatgataaatatatttaaaatgtaCTCAAATAGATGATTGTATCGTTCGAAAGTTTTGATATAACAGTATCCATATAGTACAATATATATTACAAGTATATATTGTTTAACCGAATTCCTTTATCAGTTATACCACagtttataaatcataaatcactgtatatatcataaattttatttatattacaaTATATCTCATAAATTCAAAGTAGtcgaaaataaacaaaaatatcaacCGCAGTACATACATACCAGATGGACTCAATATTcaacctaatatatatatatatatatatatgtatatttagggttaagaaaacaaaaaggaaattttaTCATTGATTTGTGTGTGCAAGAACCCGCTACATgttaggaatgtcctaaaactcgccaTTCATAATATATGagacatattctatttttcaataaaagtattattaaaattccattctgttataaaatctaataaacgaattcatggctatagtatcaatactttaactttatgtagagacataaaagaggatcaagttatagtatatatcataaaaggtctataagtatatggatgagattgggtacctcatcctggggacactatagatgcggcccacgttgtatactgatacaaacgatgtgatcccaaaatcattcatgtggagatatggaagtgggggcatcctatgcaaaagacgtTAGATAAGACCGGACaacgaaataatcacttttctttataacgatcgtctGTTAAAACTGTCTATTTCAATTCAacgacctaaggtaactcgatcttaatcctgagctaattatgaactcttatttattggagattatcctttgatctgcataggtgagagtagtttgACAACActgttcaataagcctcccatatTGGGGATAAAaccagatagatagttgaggacatagtcctgcaagatgaaattcactcctacctaatttagggttagcagataggttattctcttaagtactaattcctagttttgaacaaagggacccaccctctcatgatagagagggacatggtttattagttggactataaaccaattgttcaatagagaatcagtggtgacttaaggagtaagatgtattttacaagggtaaaacagtctttttgacctagctgtaaatatgagtgacctgtgaaggatcgacttaaagattatggttaaatcaagtggacagaaatatatctacagtgagaagagtgcaattatcgagctatagtagtatgtctcagtagttaacgaatattaattaattcggattaaagagtttaaccgattaatctcaaatcgtttgagctcatgatctgtaggttcataaggttcttctactagcttgtaaaagattaaaccttagattaaaatattgagtggatttgaaatgttcaaattcaattttagggtttggataattatattcgatataattaacgtttaaatttgttgaaattaaacgtatttggaaagttaaatatatttaaataatgatttatatattgattacatgaatatgattcatttttaaattaggtgttttaaaatttaatatttgatattaaattattattaattaatttcatttcattttttaaaataagaaattccATTTTAGaatatgaatttaaaattaggtttaatttgataaaatgaaaaattatattttaataaggGTTTTAAATTGTCAAAGTGGATTTATCCTTAAAAATTGTATTTTGAATGGATTAATTCATAGATTAACACTTAACTCACTTGGATCATGCTAATTGAAGTGTTAATCAACTAATTCTTGTAGTGCTTGCATGAATCAAATGAATAAATACttcaaatttaagaa
This region includes:
- the LOC120087306 gene encoding probably inactive leucine-rich repeat receptor-like protein kinase At2g25790, giving the protein MGKRTPKSCLFFFLFLSLSLVNQHSSALQQHDLHETHLLLSFKASISKHPSTSLSNWNPSLPTCHWNGVTCNNPTISNFTKITAINLSAHNITGTLSDSLFRLPYIQTLDLSDNQFVGELPPTMFTVASSSLLHLNLSNNNFTGPLPTGGVFGLQTLDLSNNMIWGSIPEDIGLFCDLQFLDLGGNGLIGEIPNSVANLTSLEFLTFASNKLSGEIPRELGGMKRLKWIYLGYNNLSGEIPEEIGHLGSLNHLDLVYNKLTGKIPESFGNLTRLQYLFLYQNGLTGTIPSSIFSLVNLISLDISDNSLSGEIPELVIQLQNLEILHLFGNNFTGKIPGALASLPRLQILQLWSNGFSGEIPELLGRRNNLTILDVSTNFLTGKIPDGLCDSKRLFKLILFSNSLIGEIPQSLCSCQSLRRVRLQNNRLSGELSPKIFTKLPLLYFLDISNNQFSGRIDGNKWDLPSLQMMSLARNKISGNLPEFIRNDKIESLDFSANEFSGSIPENIGNLSELMELNLSNNNLAGGIPSEISSCKKLVSLDLSHNQLSGELPVILTQIPVLGFLDLSENKFTGEIPPVFGRIPSLVQINISHNHLHGALPATGAFLGINASAVAGNDLCSSHIISTNKLPSCKKRRYNNLWWFMIVLGVGALLIGTGVLITIRRRKEAKRAVVENNDGIWEVKFFDSAAAKLVTVEAIISQSSSSEIQFVVEKDVEKWRVEGSFWSEVEELGRLRHPNVVRLLGTCRSEKAGYLVREYVQGVILSEMVGSLSWERRRNIGVGIARALEYLHRRCSPGVIASNLLPGKMIVDEKYQPRLVIGLSKTNISPYYLAPEVNESRDITEKSNVYSLGVILIQLVTGKGPVDPEKTVHRQNLVEWARYCYSNCHIDTWIDGTMTPTAAADLNQIVGFMNLALNCTAADPMARLSSHHAYKAILSLSRTTCSSKLCSS